In the Athene noctua chromosome 25, bAthNoc1.hap1.1, whole genome shotgun sequence genome, one interval contains:
- the NKIRAS2 gene encoding NF-kappa-B inhibitor-interacting Ras-like protein 2 isoform X2: MGKSCKVVVCGQASVGKTSILEQLLYGNHVVGSEMIETQEDIYVGSIETDRGVREQVTIVVLGNKCDLQEQRRVDHDAAQHWAKGEKVKLWEVSVADRHTLIEPFIYLASKMTQPQSKSAFPLSRKNKGSGSMDG, encoded by the exons ATGGGCAAGAGCTGCAAGGTGGTGGTGTGCGGCCAGGCCTCCGTCGGGAAAACCTCCATCCTGGAGCAGCTTCTCTACGGGAACCACGTGGTGG GCTCCGAGATGATCGAGACCCAGGAGGACATTTACGTGGGCTCCATCGAGACCGACCGCGGGGTCCGCGAGCAG GTCACCATCGTGGTTCTGGGCAACAAGTGTGACCTGCAGGAGCAGCGCCGGGTGGACCACGACGCAGCCCAGCACTGGGCCAAGGGCGAGAAGGTGAAGCTGTGGGAGGTGTCCGTGGCCGACCGGCACACGCTGATCGAGCCCTTCATCTACCTGGCCAGCAAGATGACGCAGCCGCAGAGCAAGTCTGCGTTCCCCCTGAGCCGCAAGAACAAGGGCAGCGGCTCCATGGATGGCTGA
- the NKIRAS2 gene encoding NF-kappa-B inhibitor-interacting Ras-like protein 2 isoform X1, giving the protein MGKSCKVVVCGQASVGKTSILEQLLYGNHVVGSEMIETQEDIYVGSIETDRGVREQVRFYDTRGLRDGLELPKHCFSCTDGYVLVYSTDSKESFKRVELLKKEIDKCKDKKEVTIVVLGNKCDLQEQRRVDHDAAQHWAKGEKVKLWEVSVADRHTLIEPFIYLASKMTQPQSKSAFPLSRKNKGSGSMDG; this is encoded by the exons ATGGGCAAGAGCTGCAAGGTGGTGGTGTGCGGCCAGGCCTCCGTCGGGAAAACCTCCATCCTGGAGCAGCTTCTCTACGGGAACCACGTGGTGG GCTCCGAGATGATCGAGACCCAGGAGGACATTTACGTGGGCTCCATCGAGACCGACCGCGGGGTCCGCGAGCAGGTGCGCTTCTACGACACGCGGGGCCTGCGGGACGGCCTGGAGCTCCCCAAGCACTGCTTCTCCTGCACCGACGGCTACGTGCTGGTCTATAGCACCGACAGCAAGGAGTCCTTCAAGCGAGTGGAGCTCCTCAAGAAGGAGATTGACAAGTGCAAAGACAAGAAAGAG GTCACCATCGTGGTTCTGGGCAACAAGTGTGACCTGCAGGAGCAGCGCCGGGTGGACCACGACGCAGCCCAGCACTGGGCCAAGGGCGAGAAGGTGAAGCTGTGGGAGGTGTCCGTGGCCGACCGGCACACGCTGATCGAGCCCTTCATCTACCTGGCCAGCAAGATGACGCAGCCGCAGAGCAAGTCTGCGTTCCCCCTGAGCCGCAAGAACAAGGGCAGCGGCTCCATGGATGGCTGA
- the NKIRAS2 gene encoding NF-kappa-B inhibitor-interacting Ras-like protein 2 isoform X3 — protein sequence MGKSCKVVVCGQASVGKTSILEQLLYGNHVVGSEMIETQEDIYVGSIETDRGVREQVPRSPSSEWSSSRRRLTSAKTRKRSPSWFWATSVTCRSSAGWTTTQPSTGPRARR from the exons ATGGGCAAGAGCTGCAAGGTGGTGGTGTGCGGCCAGGCCTCCGTCGGGAAAACCTCCATCCTGGAGCAGCTTCTCTACGGGAACCACGTGGTGG GCTCCGAGATGATCGAGACCCAGGAGGACATTTACGTGGGCTCCATCGAGACCGACCGCGGGGTCCGCGAGCAGGTGC CAAGGAGTCCTTCAAGCGAGTGGAGCTCCTCAAGAAGGAGATTGACAAGTGCAAAGACAAGAAAGAG GTCACCATCGTGGTTCTGGGCAACAAGTGTGACCTGCAGGAGCAGCGCCGGGTGGACCACGACGCAGCCCAGCACTGGGCCAAGGGCGAGAAGGTGA
- the DNAJC7 gene encoding dnaJ homolog subfamily C member 7 isoform X1 codes for MAAAAECDVIMAAPEGPGEPEIEEETRREAESFKEQGNAYYAKKDYNEAYNYYTKAIDTCPNNASYYGNRAATLMMLGRFREALGDAQQSVRLDDSFVRGHLREGKCHLSLGNAMAASRCFQRVLELDHKNTQAQQELKNATTVLEYEKIAEVDFEKRDFRKVVFCMDRALEFAPACHRFKILKAECLALLGRYPEAQSVASDILRMDSTNADALYVRGLCLYYEDCIEKAVQFFVQALRMAPDHEKACLACRNAKALKAKKEDGNKAFKEGNYKLAYELYTEALGIDPNNIKTNAKLYCNRGTVNSKLRKLEEAIDDCTNAVKLDDTYIKAYLRRAQCYMDTEQYEDAVRDYEKVYQTEKTKEHKQLLKNAQVELKKSKRKDYYKILGVDKNASEDEIKKAYRKRALMHHPDRHSGASAEVQKEEEKKFKEVGEAFTILSDPKKKARYDSGQDLEEDGLNMGDFDANNIFKAFFGGPGGFSFEASGPGNFFFQFG; via the exons atggcggcggcggccgagtgCGATGTGATCATGGCGGCGCCCGAGGGACCCGGCGAGCCCGAGATCGAGGAGGAGACGCGCAG AGAAGCAGAGTCATTCAAGGAGCAAGGAAACGCATACTATGCCAAGAAAGATTACAATGAAGCGTACAACTATTATACAAAAGCCATAG ATACCTGTCCAAACAACGCCAGTTATTATGGCAACAGGGCCGCCACGCTCATGATGCTGGGGAGGTTCCGGGAAGCGCTGGGAGATGCTCAGCAGTCTGTCAGGCTGGACGACAGCTTTGTGCGG GGCCACCTACGGGAAGGGAAGTGCCACCTTTCCCTAGGGAATGCCATGGCTGCCAGCCGCTGCTTTCAACGAGTTTTAGAACTGGATCATAAGAATACCCAGGCACAGCAAGAG CTGAAGAACGCCACTACTGTGCTTGAGTATGAAAAAATAGCTGAAGTGGATTTTGAGAAGCGGGATTTCAGGAAG GTTGTATTTTGCATGGATCGTGCTTTGGAGTTTGCTCCTGCTTGTCACCGATTCAAAATCCTCAAGGCTGAGTGTTTAGCCTTGCTGGGTCGCTACCCCGAGGCACAGTCCGTAGCAAG TGACATCCTGCGAATGGACTCGACCAACGCAGACGCTCTCTACGTCCGGGGTCTCTGCCTGTATTACGAGGACTGTATCGAGAAGGCCGTGCAGTTCTTTGTCCAAGCACTCAGGATGGCTCCTGATCACGAGAAAGCATGTCTTGCCTGCCGT aatgCCAAAGCacttaaagcaaagaaagaagatGGAAATAAAGCTTTCAAGGAAGGAAACTACAAACTAGCGTATGAACTATATACAGAGGCACTAGGAATAGATCCAAATAACATAAAAACAAATGCCAAACTCTACTGCAACCGGGGGACAGTTAATTCAAAG CTTAGGAAACTTGAAGAAGCAATAGATGACTGCACGAATGCAGTAAAACTGGACGACACGTATATCAAAGCCTACCTGAGGAGAGCGCAGTG TTACATGGACACAGAACAATATGAAGATGCTGTAAGAGACTATGAAAAGGTTTATCAGACAGAAAAAACGAAAG AACACAAGCAGCTGCTAAAGAACGCACAGGTGGAACTGAAAAAGAGCAAACGGAAAGACTACTATAAAATCCTCGGGGTTGACAAAAATGCCTCTGAAGATGAGATCAAGAAGGCTTACAGGAAAAGAGCACTGATGCATCATCCAG ACCGACACAGCGGGGCAAGTGCAGAAGTacagaaagaggaggagaagaagtTTAAGGAGGTTGGTGAAGCCTTTACCATCCTCTCGGATCCCAAGAAGAAGGCTCGCTACGACAGCGGCCAGGACCTGGAAGAGGATGGATTGAACATGGGAG ACTTTGATGCAAATAATATCTTCAAGGCCTTCTTTGGCGGGCCAGGTGGCTTCAGCTTTGAAG cttctgGGCCTGgaaatttctttttccagtttggctaa
- the DNAJC7 gene encoding dnaJ homolog subfamily C member 7 isoform X2, whose protein sequence is MMLGRFREALGDAQQSVRLDDSFVRGHLREGKCHLSLGNAMAASRCFQRVLELDHKNTQAQQELKNATTVLEYEKIAEVDFEKRDFRKVVFCMDRALEFAPACHRFKILKAECLALLGRYPEAQSVASDILRMDSTNADALYVRGLCLYYEDCIEKAVQFFVQALRMAPDHEKACLACRNAKALKAKKEDGNKAFKEGNYKLAYELYTEALGIDPNNIKTNAKLYCNRGTVNSKLRKLEEAIDDCTNAVKLDDTYIKAYLRRAQCYMDTEQYEDAVRDYEKVYQTEKTKEHKQLLKNAQVELKKSKRKDYYKILGVDKNASEDEIKKAYRKRALMHHPDRHSGASAEVQKEEEKKFKEVGEAFTILSDPKKKARYDSGQDLEEDGLNMGDFDANNIFKAFFGGPGGFSFEASGPGNFFFQFG, encoded by the exons ATGATGCTGGGGAGGTTCCGGGAAGCGCTGGGAGATGCTCAGCAGTCTGTCAGGCTGGACGACAGCTTTGTGCGG GGCCACCTACGGGAAGGGAAGTGCCACCTTTCCCTAGGGAATGCCATGGCTGCCAGCCGCTGCTTTCAACGAGTTTTAGAACTGGATCATAAGAATACCCAGGCACAGCAAGAG CTGAAGAACGCCACTACTGTGCTTGAGTATGAAAAAATAGCTGAAGTGGATTTTGAGAAGCGGGATTTCAGGAAG GTTGTATTTTGCATGGATCGTGCTTTGGAGTTTGCTCCTGCTTGTCACCGATTCAAAATCCTCAAGGCTGAGTGTTTAGCCTTGCTGGGTCGCTACCCCGAGGCACAGTCCGTAGCAAG TGACATCCTGCGAATGGACTCGACCAACGCAGACGCTCTCTACGTCCGGGGTCTCTGCCTGTATTACGAGGACTGTATCGAGAAGGCCGTGCAGTTCTTTGTCCAAGCACTCAGGATGGCTCCTGATCACGAGAAAGCATGTCTTGCCTGCCGT aatgCCAAAGCacttaaagcaaagaaagaagatGGAAATAAAGCTTTCAAGGAAGGAAACTACAAACTAGCGTATGAACTATATACAGAGGCACTAGGAATAGATCCAAATAACATAAAAACAAATGCCAAACTCTACTGCAACCGGGGGACAGTTAATTCAAAG CTTAGGAAACTTGAAGAAGCAATAGATGACTGCACGAATGCAGTAAAACTGGACGACACGTATATCAAAGCCTACCTGAGGAGAGCGCAGTG TTACATGGACACAGAACAATATGAAGATGCTGTAAGAGACTATGAAAAGGTTTATCAGACAGAAAAAACGAAAG AACACAAGCAGCTGCTAAAGAACGCACAGGTGGAACTGAAAAAGAGCAAACGGAAAGACTACTATAAAATCCTCGGGGTTGACAAAAATGCCTCTGAAGATGAGATCAAGAAGGCTTACAGGAAAAGAGCACTGATGCATCATCCAG ACCGACACAGCGGGGCAAGTGCAGAAGTacagaaagaggaggagaagaagtTTAAGGAGGTTGGTGAAGCCTTTACCATCCTCTCGGATCCCAAGAAGAAGGCTCGCTACGACAGCGGCCAGGACCTGGAAGAGGATGGATTGAACATGGGAG ACTTTGATGCAAATAATATCTTCAAGGCCTTCTTTGGCGGGCCAGGTGGCTTCAGCTTTGAAG cttctgGGCCTGgaaatttctttttccagtttggctaa
- the CNP gene encoding 2',3'-cyclic-nucleotide 3'-phosphodiesterase isoform X1, with amino-acid sequence MNRGFSKKSHTFLPKIFKKMSAQSAKERPESLQFPFLDDEDTISTVKESKTFFILRGLPGSGKSTLAQAIQDRYKDACKVISVDSYKITPLIRSTVPEEYSKVDEDLVDYCKRDISVIVLDDTHHERERLDQLFDIADKYRYKVIFAEPKTQWRMDCLQLKEKNQWKLSVEELKKMKPSLEKEFLPMYFGWFLSKRSSEILRKAGQAFLDELGSLKAFKKESKYFASAIEDPKIKIDLTSYFVKRPPGVLHCTTKYTDFGKAAGAEEYAQQEAVKASYGKGFTLAISALFVTTKTVGARVELSEQQLLLWPGDADKILPAESLPRGSRAHVTLGCANGVEAVQTGLDLLEFVKLEKAGNKGEEVGEIGGGKLLYFGNGMWMLILSKKIDVKAIFSGYYGKGKLVPTQSTNKRGSAFSSCTII; translated from the exons ATG AACAGAGGCTTCTCAAAGAAGAGTCACACGTTCCtgcctaaaatatttaaaaaaatgtctgcTCAGTCCGCGAAAGAAAGACCCGAAAGCTTGCAGTTCCCTTTCCTTGACGATGAAGACACCATCTCCACAGTCAAAGAATCtaaaaccttttttattttaaggggCCTGCCGGGCAGTGGGAAGTCCACTCTTGCCCAGGCAATCCAGGATAGGTATAAAGATGCCTGCAAGGTCATCTCGGTCGATAGCTATAAAATCACACCGTTAATAAGAAGCACCGTGCCTGAAGAGTACTCAAAGGTGGATGAGGATCTAGTTGACTATTGCAAACGAGACATCAGCGTTATCGTTTTGGACGACACTCACCATGAGAGGGAACGACTGGACCAACTCTTTGATATTGCTGACAAATACCGGTACAAAGTCATCTTTGCTGAGCCCAAAACCCAGTGGCGGATGGATTGTTtgcagctgaaggaaaagaaCCAGTGGAAACTGTCGGTGGAAGAGCTGAAGAAGATGAAGCCGAGCTTGGAGAAGGAATTCCTACCCATgtattttgggtggtttttgaGCAAAAGAAGTTCAGAGATCCTGAGGAAGGCTGGCCAGGCCTTCTTAGATGAGCTTGGAAGTCTCAAAGCCTTCAAAAAGGAGAGTAAATACT TTGCTTCCGCTATTGAAGaccccaaaataaaaatagatctgACCAGCTACTTCGTGAAGAGGCCGCCCGGGGTCTTACACTGCACCACAAAATACACGGACTTTGGAAAAGCAGCTGGAGCCGAGGAGTACGCACAGCAGGAG GCGGTGAAGGCTTCCTACGGCAAAGGCTTCACCTTGGCCATCTCTGCTCTCTTCGTCACCACAAAAACTGTCGGGGCTCGCGTAGAGCTGAgcgagcagcagctgctgctgtggcctGGCGACGCCGACAAGATCCTGCCCGCCGAGAGCCTCCCGCGGGGCAGCCGGGCCCACGTCACCCTCGGCTGCGCCAACGGCGTCGAAGCCGTCCAGACCGGGCTGGATCTGCTGGAGTTCGTGAAACTGGAAAAGGCAGGGAACAAAGGGGAAGAAGTGGGGGAAATTGGAGGAGGGAAACTGCTGTATTTTGGTAACGGTATGTGGATGCTCATCCTTTCTAAAAAGATCGATGTGAAGGCAATATTCTCGGGTTACTATGGAAAAGGAAAACTCGTGCCCACGCAGAGCACCAACAAACGGGGCTCTGCCTTCAGTTCCTGCACCATCATctag
- the CNP gene encoding 2',3'-cyclic-nucleotide 3'-phosphodiesterase isoform X2, with product MSAQSAKERPESLQFPFLDDEDTISTVKESKTFFILRGLPGSGKSTLAQAIQDRYKDACKVISVDSYKITPLIRSTVPEEYSKVDEDLVDYCKRDISVIVLDDTHHERERLDQLFDIADKYRYKVIFAEPKTQWRMDCLQLKEKNQWKLSVEELKKMKPSLEKEFLPMYFGWFLSKRSSEILRKAGQAFLDELGSLKAFKKESKYFASAIEDPKIKIDLTSYFVKRPPGVLHCTTKYTDFGKAAGAEEYAQQEAVKASYGKGFTLAISALFVTTKTVGARVELSEQQLLLWPGDADKILPAESLPRGSRAHVTLGCANGVEAVQTGLDLLEFVKLEKAGNKGEEVGEIGGGKLLYFGNGMWMLILSKKIDVKAIFSGYYGKGKLVPTQSTNKRGSAFSSCTII from the exons atgtctgcTCAGTCCGCGAAAGAAAGACCCGAAAGCTTGCAGTTCCCTTTCCTTGACGATGAAGACACCATCTCCACAGTCAAAGAATCtaaaaccttttttattttaaggggCCTGCCGGGCAGTGGGAAGTCCACTCTTGCCCAGGCAATCCAGGATAGGTATAAAGATGCCTGCAAGGTCATCTCGGTCGATAGCTATAAAATCACACCGTTAATAAGAAGCACCGTGCCTGAAGAGTACTCAAAGGTGGATGAGGATCTAGTTGACTATTGCAAACGAGACATCAGCGTTATCGTTTTGGACGACACTCACCATGAGAGGGAACGACTGGACCAACTCTTTGATATTGCTGACAAATACCGGTACAAAGTCATCTTTGCTGAGCCCAAAACCCAGTGGCGGATGGATTGTTtgcagctgaaggaaaagaaCCAGTGGAAACTGTCGGTGGAAGAGCTGAAGAAGATGAAGCCGAGCTTGGAGAAGGAATTCCTACCCATgtattttgggtggtttttgaGCAAAAGAAGTTCAGAGATCCTGAGGAAGGCTGGCCAGGCCTTCTTAGATGAGCTTGGAAGTCTCAAAGCCTTCAAAAAGGAGAGTAAATACT TTGCTTCCGCTATTGAAGaccccaaaataaaaatagatctgACCAGCTACTTCGTGAAGAGGCCGCCCGGGGTCTTACACTGCACCACAAAATACACGGACTTTGGAAAAGCAGCTGGAGCCGAGGAGTACGCACAGCAGGAG GCGGTGAAGGCTTCCTACGGCAAAGGCTTCACCTTGGCCATCTCTGCTCTCTTCGTCACCACAAAAACTGTCGGGGCTCGCGTAGAGCTGAgcgagcagcagctgctgctgtggcctGGCGACGCCGACAAGATCCTGCCCGCCGAGAGCCTCCCGCGGGGCAGCCGGGCCCACGTCACCCTCGGCTGCGCCAACGGCGTCGAAGCCGTCCAGACCGGGCTGGATCTGCTGGAGTTCGTGAAACTGGAAAAGGCAGGGAACAAAGGGGAAGAAGTGGGGGAAATTGGAGGAGGGAAACTGCTGTATTTTGGTAACGGTATGTGGATGCTCATCCTTTCTAAAAAGATCGATGTGAAGGCAATATTCTCGGGTTACTATGGAAAAGGAAAACTCGTGCCCACGCAGAGCACCAACAAACGGGGCTCTGCCTTCAGTTCCTGCACCATCATctag
- the ODAD4 gene encoding outer dynein arm-docking complex subunit 4 yields MAAAAAAPGPAGTFPSLMAEGTLLCRRGEHGKALACFSNALKLRAGDKHCLAARSKCHLKLGDTENSLKDAEASLQNDKTFSKGLYQKAETLYIMGDFEFALVFYHRGYRLRPELQKFRLGIEKAQDAIINCIGSPSSVKLENKGDLCFISRQAESKKANQKLQIKPTKDQRRAKKQEPVRNPKTERELLGELYADKAYLEKLLKDEDLMESSTKQGTKVADLVLSGISYLDTRREFWQQQKPIYARERERKLRQRRWIPDRTRKPAEVGRSIVKSVEDIQQLLAGGCPEGGCRKAERLLKTVQGCSEDEVPNKGELLGNLLSCIGNAQFEMGRTEAALQSHRMDLEFARQRDLPDAVSRALGNIGRVYARIGKFQQAIDTWEEKIPMAKSSPEKTWLFHEIGRCYLELDKAEAAQNYGQKSLQASDEEGDVEWQLRATVLVAQAQVKLKDYWSAIRNFEKALAKAKLVHDEAAQRAVIAALDDVSKTFIEELDRRREARVSSAEGLI; encoded by the exons atggcggcggcggcggcggcccccggcccggccggcacCTTCCCCAGCCTCATGGCCGAGGGGACGCTGCTGTGCCGGCGCGGCGAGCACGGCAAGGCCCTGGCCTGCTTCAGCAAC GCGCTGAAGCTGAGAGCGGGAGACAAGCACTGCCTGGCTGCCCGCTCCAAATGTCACCTGAAACTTGGGGACACGGAAAATTCCCTCAAAGATGCTGAAGCTTCGCTCCAAAACGACAAAACGTTCTCCAAG GGCCTTTACCAAAAAGCCGAGACGTTATACATCATGGGTGATTTTGAATTTGCTTTGGTGTTTTATCATCGAGGCTACAGACTACGTCCAGAACTGCAGAAGTTCAGGCTGGGTATCGAGAAGGCCCAGGACGCAATTATCAACTGCATTGGAA GTCCATCCTCAGTTAAGCTGGAGAATAAAGGGGATCTGTGCTTCATAAGCCGGCAGGCAGAG aGCAAAAAAGCAAATCAGAAACTCCAAATCAAACCGACTAAGGATCAAAGGAGGGCAAAGAAACAGGAACCCGTGAGGAATCCAAAAACAGAGCGAGAGCTTCTTGGAGAGCTTTACGCTGACAAGGCCTACCTAGAAAAGCTGCTCAAGGATGAAG ATTTGATGGAGAGCAGCACAAAGCAGGGCACCAAAGTAGCAGACCTGGTTCTGAGCGGCATCTCCTACCTGGACACTCGCCGTGAGTTCTGGCAGCAGCAGAAGCCTATTTACGCCCGCGAGAGAGAGCGCAAGCTCAGGCAGCGAAGGTGGATCCCGGACAGGACACGAAAACCAGCCGAGGTTGGCAGATCCATTGTGAAGAGCGTGGAGGACATCCAGCAGT TgctggccgggggctgccccgagggaggctgcaggaaagctgaGCGGCTGCTGAAAACCGTCCAAGGGTGCTCCGAGGACGAAGTTCCCAACAAGGGGGAACTGCTCGGAAACCTCCTCAGCTGCATTGGGAACGCTCAGTTCGAGATGGGCCGGACAGAGGCGGCTCTGCAGAGCCACAGGATGGATCTGGAGTttgccaggcagag GGATCTGCCAGACGCCGTGTCCAGAGCCCTCGGTAACATTGGCAGAGTTTATGCCAGAATCGGCAAATTCCAGCAAGCCATTGACAC TTGGGAGGAGAAGATTCCAATGGCAAAATCCAGCCCGGAGAAGACTTGGCTGTTCCATGAAATCGGCCGATGTTACCTGGAGCTGGATAAAGCCGAAGCAGCCCAGAATTACGGCCAGAAGTCCCTGCAGGCGTCAGATGAAGAGGGAGATGTTGAGTGGCAACTCCGTGCCACTGTCCTGGTGGCACAAGCACAAG TGAAGTTGAAGGATTACTGGTCTGCGATCAGGAACTTTGAGAAAGCCCTCGCGAAGGCAAAGCTTGTTCACGATGAGGCTGCTCAAAGGGCCGTCATTGCT GCCTTAGACGACGTGAGCAAAACCTTCATCGAGGAGCTGGACAGGAGAAGAGAAGCGAGAGTTTCCTCTGCTGAAGGCCTCATTTAG